One Candidatus Binataceae bacterium DNA window includes the following coding sequences:
- a CDS encoding P-II family nitrogen regulator, with the protein MKKVEAIIKPFKLDEVKEALSSIGVQGLTVSEVKGFGRQKGHTELYRGAEYVVDFLPKVKLEIIVSDELAAQVVETIERAARTGRIGDGKIFVMPMEEVVRIRTGERGSSAL; encoded by the coding sequence ATGAAAAAAGTCGAGGCGATCATCAAGCCGTTCAAGCTGGACGAGGTCAAGGAAGCGCTCTCGAGTATCGGAGTACAGGGGCTCACGGTGAGCGAGGTGAAGGGCTTCGGCCGCCAGAAGGGCCATACCGAGCTCTATCGCGGCGCCGAGTACGTGGTCGATTTTCTGCCCAAAGTGAAGCTGGAGATAATTGTCTCGGACGAACTGGCGGCGCAAGTCGTCGAAACGATCGAACGCGCCGCCCGTACCGGCCGGATCGGCGACGGAAAGATCTTTGTCATGCCGATGGAAGAGGTGGTGCGGATTCGCACCGGTGAGCGCGGCTCCTCCGCGTTATAG
- the plsY gene encoding glycerol-3-phosphate 1-O-acyltransferase PlsY has translation MSIALLFIAAYLFGSIPVGVLVGRALGFDPRAVGSGNIGMTNVARAGGRGAGAITFAGDLVKGLIPVVFARIEGLPPAAVAIVGLGAFIGAISSVFLRFAGGKGVSASLGIWLGISLLPILVALVAFAIVFAFSRIVSLASICAAVVLPPAAAILGLPRPYVGLAIVMTALVLLRHRENIARLIRGEEPTVGGKSASEGGAGA, from the coding sequence TTGAGCATCGCGCTGCTTTTCATTGCCGCATACCTCTTCGGATCGATCCCGGTGGGCGTACTGGTCGGCCGCGCCCTTGGTTTCGATCCGCGCGCGGTCGGCTCCGGCAACATCGGAATGACCAACGTGGCGCGGGCCGGCGGCAGAGGGGCCGGCGCGATCACTTTCGCTGGCGACCTGGTGAAGGGGCTGATTCCGGTCGTGTTCGCACGGATTGAGGGTTTACCGCCCGCGGCCGTCGCGATCGTCGGCCTCGGCGCCTTCATCGGCGCTATAAGCTCTGTTTTCCTTCGCTTTGCCGGCGGCAAGGGAGTCTCGGCCTCGCTCGGGATCTGGCTCGGGATCTCGCTCTTGCCGATCCTGGTGGCGCTGGTAGCGTTCGCCATCGTGTTCGCGTTCTCGCGGATAGTGTCACTGGCCTCGATTTGCGCGGCGGTTGTCCTGCCGCCTGCCGCCGCGATCCTGGGCCTGCCACGCCCATACGTTGGATTGGCGATCGTGATGACGGCGCTCGTTTTGCTGCGCCATCGCGAGAATATAGCCCGCTTGATCCGCGGCGAAGAGCCGACGGTCGGGGGCAAGAGCGCAAGCGAAGGTGGGGCGGGCGCTTAA
- the rpe gene encoding ribulose-phosphate 3-epimerase, with translation MGIEHKIAPSILSADFARLGEEIRRVEDAGADLIHFDVMDGHFVPNLSIGLPVLKSLRKITRLPLDAHLMISEPARYLRAFVEAGANSISVHAEVCDDLPGIAAHIHELGARASVAINPETPVERVLAAAGHLDMILVMSVHPGFGGQGFIVESLDKLRAVRREIERRGLKVDVEVDGGVKIDNIGAVAEAGANVFVSGSGIFGHENYREMIAAMRERAARA, from the coding sequence ATGGGAATCGAGCACAAGATTGCGCCTTCGATTCTGTCCGCCGACTTCGCGCGCCTGGGCGAGGAAATTCGCCGGGTCGAGGATGCCGGCGCCGACCTGATTCATTTCGACGTGATGGACGGCCATTTCGTGCCGAACCTCTCGATCGGGCTGCCGGTGCTGAAATCGCTCCGCAAGATAACCCGGCTGCCGCTCGACGCGCACCTGATGATTTCCGAGCCCGCGCGCTATCTCAGGGCGTTCGTCGAGGCCGGCGCCAACTCGATCTCGGTGCACGCGGAGGTTTGCGACGACCTGCCCGGAATAGCCGCACACATCCACGAACTCGGCGCGCGCGCTTCGGTTGCAATCAATCCGGAGACGCCGGTCGAGCGAGTGCTCGCCGCCGCCGGGCACCTCGATATGATCCTCGTGATGAGCGTGCATCCGGGCTTTGGTGGCCAGGGCTTTATCGTCGAGAGCCTGGATAAGTTGCGCGCCGTTCGGCGCGAGATCGAACGTCGCGGCCTCAAGGTGGACGTCGAGGTTGACGGCGGCGTCAAGATCGACAATATCGGCGCGGTGGCCGAGGCGGGCGCGAACGTTTTTGTCTCGGGTTCGGGTATTTTCGGGCATGAAAATTACCGCGAGATGATCGCCGCGATGCGCGAGCGGGCGGCGCGCGCCTGA
- the rsmB gene encoding 16S rRNA (cytosine(967)-C(5))-methyltransferase RsmB — protein sequence MTRRPRIGSRTAAAGADAPAAAAPGPATAAGLLTRRAALEILVRVHTHAAFADVMLGHRLAAFAPPDRRLLTRLVLGTLAWRGRLDYELAQLCKQSLDKLEPAVLNTLRLGLFQLRHLSRVPPHAAVDTAVSLAREVSGRGAGGLVNAVLRRAAREVVAMPERAPDEVGFLAIAYSHPQWMVASFIEWFGLARAEALMAANNEAAPNVMRLNLTRGRLEEIVARLAADGIGIRSGGSLPETVVLESAADFDSESYRAGLFHPQSEASQLVARMLAPSPGATVIDCAAAPGGKTSHLAELADARGRVIALDLNLSGLKAARDLARRLVHRNIVFANADVAAATPLRAESAGFVLLDAPCSGIGTLREHPEIRWRLRADDLRRMAELQSAMLDNAAALVRPGGVIVYAVCSLAPQEGQGVVRGFLAKHPEFVLERPEEPLLAPWLQRDGTMATSPERGGLDGFFAARMRRR from the coding sequence ATGACCCGCCGTCCGCGCATCGGTTCGCGCACAGCGGCGGCCGGCGCTGATGCACCGGCCGCCGCTGCGCCCGGTCCCGCGACGGCGGCCGGCCTGCTGACGCGCCGCGCCGCGCTCGAAATCCTCGTGCGCGTCCACACTCACGCCGCCTTCGCCGACGTGATGCTCGGCCATCGCCTCGCGGCTTTCGCCCCGCCCGACCGCCGCCTGCTGACGCGCCTGGTGCTCGGCACGCTCGCCTGGCGCGGACGCCTCGATTACGAGCTCGCGCAACTATGCAAGCAGTCCCTCGACAAGCTTGAGCCTGCGGTGCTGAACACGCTGAGGCTCGGACTTTTTCAGCTGCGCCATCTCAGCCGCGTTCCTCCGCATGCCGCGGTCGACACCGCCGTGTCGCTCGCGCGCGAGGTGTCGGGACGCGGCGCCGGAGGCCTGGTTAACGCCGTGCTGCGGCGCGCCGCGCGCGAGGTCGTAGCGATGCCGGAACGGGCGCCGGACGAGGTCGGGTTCCTGGCGATCGCATATTCGCATCCACAATGGATGGTGGCGAGCTTCATCGAATGGTTCGGCTTGGCGCGGGCAGAGGCGCTAATGGCGGCCAACAACGAGGCGGCGCCCAATGTGATGCGCCTTAATCTCACGCGCGGGAGGCTCGAAGAGATCGTCGCGCGGTTGGCGGCCGATGGAATCGGAATACGCTCGGGCGGCAGTCTGCCCGAGACCGTGGTCCTCGAAAGCGCCGCGGATTTTGATTCCGAGTCGTATCGCGCCGGCCTGTTCCATCCGCAATCCGAGGCTTCGCAACTGGTCGCGCGGATGCTCGCGCCCTCACCCGGCGCCACGGTAATCGATTGCGCCGCGGCGCCGGGCGGCAAAACAAGCCATCTTGCGGAATTGGCGGACGCGCGCGGACGGGTGATCGCGCTCGATTTGAACCTTAGCGGGCTGAAGGCCGCGCGCGATCTCGCCCGTCGGCTGGTCCATCGCAACATCGTATTCGCCAATGCGGATGTCGCCGCCGCAACGCCTCTGCGCGCTGAATCTGCCGGTTTCGTCCTGCTCGACGCGCCGTGCAGCGGCATTGGCACGCTGCGGGAGCATCCGGAAATACGGTGGCGTCTTCGGGCGGACGATCTTCGCCGGATGGCGGAGCTGCAGAGCGCGATGCTCGATAATGCGGCTGCGCTGGTCCGCCCCGGCGGCGTGATCGTCTATGCGGTCTGCAGTCTCGCTCCGCAGGAAGGGCAGGGCGTGGTGCGAGGGTTTCTCGCTAAGCATCCGGAATTCGTGCTCGAACGGCCCGAAGAGCCGCTGCTCGCGCCCTGGCTCCAGAGGGACGGCACGATGGCGACCAGTCCCGAGCGGGGCGGCCTTGACGGGTTTTTTGCTGCCCGGATGCGCCGGCGATGA
- the fmt gene encoding methionyl-tRNA formyltransferase has translation MASGPPACGSEIDDSAKPLRIVFMGTPALAAHVLERLAGAADAGFQIVGVVTRPDQPRGRGLRLEPSEVGAAAQRRGLPLLKPAKIRTAEFLSELRAWNPDLLVIAAYGRILPDPVLAAPRIMPINLHASLLPRHRGASPIEGAILAGDLETGVTIMRVTSRMDAGPMLLARAIPIAPGETQGTLKEKLAELGAAALLEALQKLRHGSLAETPQDESLATYTSPVSKADAVVDWSGDAVRIERMVRAYDPWPVVRTRLGGDELMIWRAAVDDWAAPGATLSVSPPGTILRLKPNVVVQCGRGRLVLDEVQATGRKRMSAAEFLRGRRVVAGARLG, from the coding sequence ATGGCCAGCGGCCCTCCAGCGTGCGGATCTGAAATCGACGACTCCGCGAAACCGTTGCGAATCGTGTTCATGGGCACGCCCGCGCTGGCGGCTCATGTCCTGGAGCGGCTGGCCGGCGCCGCCGATGCCGGCTTCCAAATCGTGGGCGTGGTCACGCGTCCCGACCAGCCGCGCGGACGCGGGCTCAGGCTCGAGCCGAGCGAGGTCGGAGCAGCGGCGCAACGGCGCGGGCTGCCACTGCTCAAGCCGGCGAAGATTCGCACAGCGGAATTCCTCTCCGAGCTCCGCGCCTGGAATCCCGATTTGTTGGTGATCGCGGCCTACGGCCGAATCCTGCCCGACCCGGTCCTCGCAGCCCCGCGAATCATGCCGATCAATCTTCACGCTTCGCTCCTGCCGCGCCATCGCGGCGCTTCGCCCATCGAGGGTGCGATCCTCGCCGGCGACCTGGAAACCGGCGTCACGATCATGCGCGTGACCAGCAGGATGGATGCGGGTCCGATGTTGCTCGCGCGAGCGATTCCAATCGCGCCAGGAGAGACCCAGGGAACGCTCAAAGAGAAGCTCGCGGAACTGGGCGCGGCGGCGCTGCTCGAAGCGCTGCAGAAACTCCGGCACGGAAGCCTGGCCGAGACGCCGCAGGACGAAAGCCTGGCTACCTATACCTCGCCCGTGAGCAAGGCCGACGCCGTTGTCGATTGGAGCGGCGATGCCGTACGGATCGAGCGGATGGTGCGCGCGTACGATCCGTGGCCGGTCGTGCGCACGCGTCTTGGCGGCGATGAATTGATGATATGGCGCGCCGCGGTGGACGATTGGGCAGCGCCGGGCGCTACTCTCTCGGTGTCTCCTCCCGGCACGATATTGCGCCTCAAGCCGAACGTCGTCGTGCAATGCGGGCGCGGCCGGCTCGTGCTTGACGAAGTGCAGGCCACGGGACGCAAGCGCATGAGCGCGGCGGAATTCCTGCGCGGACGGCGCGTTGTCGCGGGAGCGCGGCTGGGATGA
- the def gene encoding peptide deformylase, translated as MALLNIRKFPDPALKDPAKPVANIDGGLNGFIESMVQTMYAAPGVGLAAPQVGDSRRVVVLDTDHQNPGKKLLRLINPKIVEAEGSIVWEEGCLSVLDYTADVKRAARVLVRAWTPEEKELEIEADDLLAVALQHEIDHLDGKLFIDRISRIKRELYRRKLAKLIKEGKADGQRPSSVRI; from the coding sequence ATGGCGCTGCTTAATATCCGCAAATTTCCCGACCCCGCGCTCAAAGATCCGGCAAAGCCGGTCGCCAACATCGACGGCGGCCTTAATGGTTTCATCGAGAGCATGGTGCAGACGATGTACGCGGCGCCCGGCGTGGGGCTGGCAGCGCCGCAGGTCGGCGATTCGCGCCGCGTGGTGGTGCTCGACACCGACCATCAGAACCCCGGCAAAAAGCTGCTGCGGCTCATCAATCCCAAAATCGTCGAGGCCGAGGGCTCGATTGTCTGGGAAGAGGGGTGCCTTTCGGTGCTCGATTATACCGCCGACGTCAAGCGCGCCGCCCGGGTGTTGGTGCGCGCATGGACGCCGGAGGAGAAGGAGCTCGAGATCGAGGCCGACGATCTGCTCGCGGTCGCGCTGCAGCACGAGATTGACCATCTCGACGGCAAGCTCTTCATCGACCGCATCAGCCGGATCAAGCGCGAACTGTACCGGCGCAAACTCGCCAAACTGATAAAGGAGGGCAAGGCTGATGGCCAGCGGCCCTCCAGCGTGCGGATCTGA
- a CDS encoding alpha/beta hydrolase, whose product MAKTGEVSIPRPHGVFDAVMEDGAVIRVRRHGKPGAPRLVLSHGNGLAIDGYFSFWGQLLDRYDVIVYDFRNHGQNPPHHPAHHNWKSFIQDDERVWHAIRERWGAKPAAGVFHSLSAVAAVMHTLKMGRRWDPLVLFDPPIHPREGHPLQEVQIFHEGQIAARARRRTERYKTPEDLAELFTHVQQFKLWRPEAYELMARATLRRDEAAGDWVLACPRELEAHIFESNRDATIWPRMKNLPVPCKLICGDPAHEHKQTPALIGRAIAEETPVEYEAIADTTHFLQIERPEECIRAMESYLRKHGFIG is encoded by the coding sequence ATGGCGAAAACCGGAGAGGTGAGCATCCCGCGGCCCCATGGGGTCTTCGATGCGGTAATGGAGGACGGCGCCGTCATACGCGTGCGCCGCCATGGTAAGCCCGGCGCTCCGCGCCTTGTGCTGAGTCACGGCAACGGGCTCGCGATAGACGGCTATTTTTCGTTCTGGGGACAGCTGCTCGATCGCTACGACGTCATCGTTTACGACTTTCGCAATCACGGCCAGAATCCGCCGCATCATCCCGCCCATCACAACTGGAAGAGTTTTATCCAGGACGACGAGCGCGTATGGCACGCGATCCGCGAGCGATGGGGCGCTAAGCCGGCGGCCGGCGTGTTTCATTCGCTTTCGGCCGTGGCCGCGGTGATGCATACGCTGAAGATGGGCCGGCGCTGGGACCCGCTGGTGCTGTTCGATCCGCCGATTCATCCGCGCGAGGGCCATCCGCTGCAGGAAGTCCAGATATTTCACGAGGGACAGATCGCGGCGCGCGCGCGCCGCCGCACCGAACGCTACAAGACGCCGGAGGATCTGGCTGAGCTCTTTACCCATGTGCAGCAGTTCAAGCTCTGGCGCCCCGAGGCTTACGAATTGATGGCGCGGGCGACGCTCAGGCGCGACGAGGCCGCGGGCGACTGGGTCCTCGCCTGTCCGCGCGAGCTCGAGGCGCACATCTTCGAGAGCAATCGCGACGCAACGATATGGCCGCGGATGAAAAACCTGCCGGTGCCGTGCAAGCTCATCTGCGGCGACCCCGCACACGAGCACAAGCAGACGCCGGCGCTCATCGGGCGCGCGATTGCCGAGGAAACGCCGGTCGAATACGAAGCTATCGCCGATACCACGCACTTTCTTCAGATCGAGCGCCCCGAGGAGTGTATCCGCGCGATGGAGTCGTACCTGCGCAAGCACGGATTTATCGGATAG
- a CDS encoding heavy metal-binding domain-containing protein yields the protein MDNDTVLVTTMNDVPGFKIVAVYGEVFGLICRARNAFSNMGAGLRTIFGGEVAGYTQLLSDSRQQAIDRLRLAAVEKGANAVVAMRFDCNEIGNIMSEIAAYGTAVRIEKA from the coding sequence ATGGACAACGATACGGTTTTAGTCACCACGATGAACGATGTCCCCGGCTTCAAGATCGTCGCCGTTTATGGCGAGGTTTTCGGCCTTATCTGCCGGGCGCGCAATGCTTTTTCCAACATGGGCGCCGGTCTGCGCACAATCTTCGGCGGCGAGGTCGCGGGTTATACGCAATTGCTCTCCGACAGCCGCCAGCAGGCGATCGACCGCTTGCGCCTGGCCGCGGTGGAAAAGGGCGCGAACGCCGTGGTCGCGATGCGTTTCGATTGCAACGAGATCGGCAACATCATGAGCGAGATCGCGGCCTATGGCACGGCGGTGCGAATCGAAAAAGCCTGA
- a CDS encoding nuclear transport factor 2 family protein: protein MIDHNSIETLTAAVQRYFDLMYDGDTSRFDRVFRPTAQLHGLRDGKMTMYTASAYKELTAGRPSPKSLGAPREEEILLMDFASPTQALVKVRVRINKTVYVDHLTYHRVDGEWLISSKGFHTERTD, encoded by the coding sequence ATGATCGACCACAACAGCATCGAGACCCTGACCGCCGCCGTGCAGCGCTATTTCGATCTCATGTATGACGGCGACACCTCGCGCTTCGATCGCGTGTTTCGCCCGACCGCCCAACTACACGGGCTTCGCGACGGCAAGATGACGATGTACACGGCCTCGGCTTACAAGGAGCTGACAGCCGGGCGGCCGTCGCCAAAGTCCCTGGGCGCGCCCCGCGAAGAAGAAATCTTACTGATGGACTTCGCGTCGCCGACCCAGGCGCTGGTGAAGGTTCGTGTAAGGATCAACAAGACCGTCTACGTCGATCATCTCACTTATCATCGAGTTGACGGCGAATGGCTGATCAGCTCGAAGGGCTTCCACACCGAGCGCACCGATTAG
- the priA gene encoding primosomal protein N', whose product MAIAMQAKVILIGAARGVGQLTYAIPPALEGRVQCGHRVLVPLRARRLTGIVTEVGEGLDAGAGALKPILELPESRPLYDRAHLALIEFMAAYYMAPLGDAMQSVVPAAARIESRKLYRLAAAPDALREATLSPIERAILKTLERRAMTVREVARLGEAGEVTSALARLVAERIVEIAESIRGRHRSTSVVRLTPGAPPSSAVKLRGVNQREIVRLLDEAAPQALGLEELEEQVPGARAAVRALARRGVVEVESAPRTAAAPWANVGDAIGGAGAPDAHGGGDYELMPEQAAAIETVMPAVTGGREGAFLLWGITASGKTEVYLKLAAAALEAGRQVLVLVPEIALADQIVRSFRARFGPLVAIAHSAQNVAERWASWMAALDGQARIMIGPRSAIFAPLAGLGLIVVDEEHDPAYKQEEGIRYNARDLAVMLGRLAPCPVVLGSATPSSESFYNARRGRYRLLRMARRVMERPLAEVEVVDLRAEFKKGPSRADGGPAKPEEPRAVPLSAPLLNALRANLAAGGQSVVFLNRRGFHNFLQCHLCGVVLSCGNCSVSMTFHLRDRSLRCHWCGARQPAPEACPECKGFGLVGQGFGTERLAEALAAALPQARIERMDSDTSGRRGIRLELVERLRRGEIDVMVGTQMITKGFDLPGVTLVGVVLADLGLNLPDFRAAERTFQLLTQVAGRAGRGERPGRVLIQTYAPHHYSIRAARDQDYDRFIRRELRLRQELGWPPYSRMALVRIEGPDAAAVAATAERAAGMLRSENRDARGEGMRVLGPAPAPIERLRGRYRWQVMLRSTEAAAMRAALVSMQASLGGRGARGGVFVGVDLDPVNML is encoded by the coding sequence ATGGCAATCGCGATGCAGGCGAAGGTGATTCTGATCGGCGCGGCGCGCGGCGTGGGACAGCTGACCTATGCGATTCCGCCCGCGCTCGAAGGGCGCGTGCAGTGCGGCCATCGGGTGCTGGTGCCGCTGCGCGCGCGCCGCCTGACCGGAATCGTGACCGAAGTTGGCGAGGGGCTGGATGCCGGCGCCGGAGCGCTCAAGCCGATCCTGGAACTTCCGGAATCCCGGCCGCTCTACGACCGCGCCCATCTCGCGCTCATCGAATTCATGGCCGCCTATTACATGGCGCCGCTCGGCGACGCGATGCAGAGCGTGGTGCCGGCGGCCGCGCGGATCGAATCGCGCAAACTGTATCGGCTGGCGGCGGCGCCCGACGCGCTCCGCGAGGCGACGCTCTCGCCGATCGAACGCGCGATCCTGAAGACGCTCGAACGCCGCGCGATGACCGTGCGGGAAGTCGCCCGTTTGGGCGAGGCGGGCGAAGTCACCTCGGCACTCGCCCGTCTCGTCGCGGAACGGATCGTCGAGATCGCGGAGTCGATTCGGGGACGCCATCGGAGCACGAGCGTCGTGCGCCTTACCCCCGGCGCGCCGCCATCGAGCGCGGTAAAGCTCCGCGGAGTCAACCAGCGCGAAATCGTGCGCCTGCTCGACGAGGCTGCGCCGCAAGCGCTTGGGCTCGAAGAATTGGAGGAGCAGGTGCCAGGCGCGCGTGCCGCAGTGCGCGCGCTGGCAAGGCGCGGAGTGGTCGAAGTCGAGTCGGCCCCGCGTACGGCAGCTGCGCCGTGGGCGAATGTCGGGGACGCGATCGGCGGCGCGGGAGCTCCCGATGCGCACGGCGGCGGCGATTACGAGTTGATGCCTGAGCAGGCGGCGGCGATCGAAACCGTGATGCCCGCCGTCACAGGAGGGCGCGAGGGCGCCTTTTTGCTGTGGGGCATCACCGCGAGCGGCAAGACCGAGGTTTACCTGAAACTCGCGGCGGCGGCTTTAGAAGCCGGCCGGCAAGTGCTGGTGCTGGTGCCGGAGATCGCGCTCGCCGACCAGATAGTCCGATCGTTTCGCGCCCGCTTCGGCCCGCTGGTGGCCATCGCGCATAGCGCGCAGAACGTGGCCGAGCGCTGGGCCAGTTGGATGGCGGCGCTAGACGGTCAGGCGCGTATCATGATCGGCCCCCGCTCGGCCATCTTCGCACCGCTTGCCGGGCTCGGGCTGATCGTGGTCGACGAGGAGCACGACCCCGCCTACAAACAGGAAGAGGGAATTCGCTACAACGCGCGCGACCTTGCGGTGATGCTCGGGCGGCTCGCGCCGTGCCCCGTCGTGCTGGGCTCCGCGACGCCGTCGTCAGAGTCGTTCTACAACGCCCGGCGCGGACGCTATCGGCTGTTGCGGATGGCGAGGCGGGTGATGGAGCGTCCGCTGGCGGAGGTCGAGGTCGTCGACCTGCGCGCGGAATTCAAGAAAGGTCCGTCGCGCGCGGATGGCGGCCCTGCCAAGCCCGAGGAGCCGCGGGCGGTGCCGCTGTCGGCGCCGCTGCTCAACGCGCTTCGCGCCAACCTGGCCGCGGGCGGCCAGAGCGTGGTCTTTCTAAACCGCCGCGGCTTTCACAACTTCCTGCAATGCCATCTCTGCGGCGTCGTGCTCTCATGCGGCAATTGCAGTGTCAGCATGACCTTTCATCTGCGCGACCGTTCGCTGCGATGCCATTGGTGCGGCGCGCGTCAGCCGGCGCCTGAGGCGTGTCCCGAATGCAAAGGGTTCGGGCTGGTGGGCCAGGGCTTCGGCACCGAGCGGCTGGCGGAGGCGCTTGCGGCCGCGCTGCCGCAGGCGCGGATCGAGCGGATGGACAGCGACACCAGCGGACGGCGCGGAATTCGCCTCGAACTGGTGGAACGCCTGCGGCGCGGCGAGATCGACGTCATGGTCGGCACGCAGATGATCACCAAGGGCTTCGATTTGCCGGGCGTGACGCTGGTCGGCGTGGTGCTCGCCGACCTCGGGCTCAACTTGCCCGATTTCCGCGCTGCGGAGCGCACCTTTCAACTGCTGACGCAGGTGGCGGGGCGCGCGGGGCGCGGCGAGCGTCCGGGGCGCGTGCTTATCCAGACCTACGCGCCGCATCATTACAGCATCCGCGCGGCGCGCGACCAGGACTACGATCGCTTCATCCGGCGCGAGCTGCGCCTGCGCCAGGAACTTGGATGGCCTCCGTACTCGCGGATGGCGCTGGTGCGAATCGAGGGGCCCGACGCTGCCGCGGTCGCCGCGACGGCTGAGCGGGCGGCCGGGATGCTGCGGAGCGAGAACCGGGACGCGAGGGGCGAGGGGATGCGCGTACTGGGGCCTGCGCCCGCGCCGATCGAACGGTTGCGCGGGCGCTATCGATGGCAGGTGATGCTCAGGTCAACCGAGGCAGCCGCGATGCGCGCGGCGCTGGTCTCGATGCAGGCGTCGCTGGGCGGCCGCGGCGCGCGCGGCGGCGTTTTCGTCGGCGTCGATCTTGACCCGGTCAACATGCTGTGA
- a CDS encoding HdeD family acid-resistance protein, giving the protein MTPLAVSTGIDEVRKHTTWFLVVGIALVILGIVAIGSAVAMTIVSVLFLGWLLIIGGIFEVIHGFSHRPWSGFFINLLGGVLYAVAGLVMVSNPALAAVTLTLVIAVMLIVAGLFRLFIAFSTPLHHRGWLVLNGAISILLGVMIWRSWPVSGLWVIGMFIGIDMIVDGWTEIMLALTVRRLPA; this is encoded by the coding sequence ATGACTCCACTGGCGGTGAGTACTGGAATCGACGAAGTGCGCAAACATACGACGTGGTTCCTCGTGGTGGGAATCGCGCTCGTCATCCTCGGCATCGTCGCGATCGGCTCGGCGGTCGCGATGACCATCGTCTCGGTGCTGTTTCTCGGATGGTTGCTGATTATCGGCGGCATCTTCGAAGTGATTCACGGCTTCTCGCACCGGCCGTGGAGCGGCTTTTTCATCAACCTGCTCGGCGGAGTGCTGTACGCGGTGGCCGGCCTGGTGATGGTCTCGAATCCGGCCTTGGCGGCGGTTACGCTGACGCTCGTAATCGCCGTGATGCTGATCGTCGCGGGCCTGTTCCGCCTCTTCATCGCCTTCTCGACGCCGCTCCATCATCGCGGATGGCTCGTCCTCAACGGCGCGATCTCGATCCTGCTGGGCGTGATGATCTGGCGCTCGTGGCCGGTCTCGGGGCTCTGGGTCATCGGAATGTTCATCGGCATCGACATGATCGTGGACGGCTGGACTGAAATCATGCTGGCGTTAACTGTGCGCCGTCTGCCGGCCTGA
- a CDS encoding DUF1326 domain-containing protein, which yields MSESWQLDGEYFESCNCELLCPCLLAKGSKPTEGHCDVVVAFHIKSGKYGNTDLSGLNAVTVIYTPGIMTEGKWTMGSYVDERANDAQRAALERIFTAQAGGPLSRFAPLVAHRLPAHRAAISFASEGNTRKLSIENVTEVTVQGVAGANGEQVWFDNVAHFASKRLAAARSTVSHFKDQGLSFDNTGRNGHFADIRWSNA from the coding sequence ATGAGCGAGAGCTGGCAACTGGACGGCGAATATTTCGAGTCTTGCAACTGCGAATTGCTATGCCCCTGCCTGCTGGCCAAAGGCTCGAAGCCGACCGAGGGCCATTGCGACGTCGTCGTCGCCTTCCATATAAAGTCGGGCAAGTACGGCAACACCGACCTCTCGGGCCTCAACGCGGTCACCGTGATCTACACCCCCGGCATCATGACCGAGGGCAAATGGACGATGGGCTCGTATGTTGACGAACGGGCCAACGACGCGCAGCGCGCGGCGCTGGAGAGAATTTTCACCGCGCAGGCCGGCGGCCCGCTCTCGCGCTTCGCTCCGCTCGTCGCGCATCGGCTGCCCGCCCATCGCGCCGCGATCAGTTTCGCGAGCGAGGGCAACACGCGCAAGCTTTCGATCGAGAACGTCACGGAAGTCACCGTTCAGGGCGTAGCCGGCGCCAACGGCGAACAGGTCTGGTTCGATAACGTCGCGCATTTCGCCTCCAAGCGGCTGGCCGCAGCCAGGAGCACCGTGAGCCATTTCAAGGACCAGGGGCTAAGCTTCGACAACACAGGCCGCAATGGGCACTTCGCAGATATCCGCTGGTCGAACGCGTAG